The Blastomonas fulva genome contains a region encoding:
- a CDS encoding 3-keto-5-aminohexanoate cleavage protein translates to MKHTGKAIITCAVTGSIHTPSMSPYLPVTPDEIAEQAIEAVEAGAAVLHLHARDPIDGRPSPDPALYMQFLPRIKQQTDAIINITTGGAPGFSEDDRMAGPLAASPEMTSLNMGSMNFGFWPLADKFDWKHEWERELMLGSKRFPANHNFALIERIMTELGEGHGTRFEYECYDIGHLYSVKHFADLGLIKPPFLIQGIFGILGGLGAELENFFLMKQTADRLFGDDYIMSCFAVGRPQMKFLAQCALVGGSVRVGLEDSLYIGKGELAVSNAQQVRKVRQILDALDIPIATPEEAREILGTKGGDRVAF, encoded by the coding sequence ATGAAGCATACCGGTAAGGCGATCATCACCTGTGCAGTCACGGGATCGATCCACACGCCCAGCATGTCACCCTATCTGCCGGTCACGCCCGACGAGATAGCCGAGCAGGCGATCGAGGCGGTCGAGGCGGGGGCGGCGGTGCTGCACCTGCACGCGCGCGATCCGATCGACGGAAGGCCATCCCCCGATCCTGCGCTGTACATGCAGTTCCTGCCGCGGATCAAACAGCAGACCGATGCGATCATCAACATCACCACCGGCGGCGCCCCGGGGTTCAGCGAGGACGACCGCATGGCCGGGCCGCTGGCCGCGAGCCCCGAGATGACCTCGCTCAACATGGGGTCGATGAACTTCGGCTTCTGGCCGCTCGCCGACAAGTTCGACTGGAAGCACGAGTGGGAACGCGAGCTTATGCTGGGCTCCAAGCGCTTCCCAGCCAACCACAATTTCGCGCTGATCGAACGGATCATGACCGAGCTGGGCGAGGGCCATGGCACCCGCTTTGAGTATGAATGCTACGATATCGGCCATCTCTACAGCGTGAAGCACTTTGCCGACCTCGGCCTGATCAAGCCGCCGTTCCTGATCCAGGGCATCTTCGGCATCCTGGGCGGGCTGGGCGCGGAACTGGAGAACTTCTTCCTGATGAAGCAGACCGCTGACCGGCTGTTCGGCGATGATTACATCATGTCGTGCTTTGCCGTCGGCCGCCCGCAGATGAAGTTTCTGGCGCAATGTGCGCTGGTCGGCGGCAGCGTCCGCGTCGGGCTGGAAGACAGCCTGTACATCGGCAAGGGCGAGCTCGCCGTCAGCAACGCGCAGCAGGTGCGCAAGGTGCGCCAGATCCTCGATGCGCTCGACATCCCGATCGCCACCCCCGAGGAGGCGCGAGAGATCCTGGGCACCAAGGGCGGGGACAGGGTGGCTTTCTGA
- a CDS encoding MFS transporter, giving the protein MARRRRHFGGDRLMHPASPRLVQPSSVTGGWYPWYVAGLLAMAHLVSFVDRFVLSLVMEPLKLDLGISDTELGLLQGTGFVILYVVVAVPLGRMADQVNRRNLIVIGIVLWSIATALCGLADSFGSLFLARLGVGFGEAALVPAAMSLLATYFPKEKLGRAVSLFTTGASLGKSAAMIGGGAVLALLVAQGGLTLPMVGTLQPWQGTFVFMALPGLALALIIALTLREPKRVQVADPLAKPGFGPAIAHARAHRSAYIPHVAASVAVVLLIQTIAAWSATFYVRLFDMTPSQAGLLVGSVILVAAPLGHLSGGWLTDRFARSGAPSPAAPVITIGLLGAVPAMLVFALSRDIATSVIAYGLLNFSLTLGSPASLAGVQMLTPPAMRGVVTSVFLAIVTLVGIGLGPPLVGAITDFVFADPDKLNLSLLAMVLVVASFGATMAMASRTAFGRTMRALE; this is encoded by the coding sequence ATGGCTCGCCGACGAAGGCATTTCGGCGGCGATCGGCTGATGCATCCGGCATCGCCCCGTCTGGTGCAGCCATCTTCGGTTACAGGAGGATGGTACCCGTGGTACGTCGCCGGGCTGCTGGCGATGGCGCATCTGGTGTCGTTCGTCGACCGCTTCGTGCTCAGCCTGGTGATGGAGCCATTGAAGCTCGATCTGGGCATCTCGGACACCGAACTCGGATTGCTTCAGGGCACCGGCTTCGTGATCCTCTACGTCGTCGTCGCGGTGCCGCTCGGGCGGATGGCCGATCAGGTCAACCGGCGCAATCTCATCGTCATCGGCATCGTTTTGTGGAGCATCGCGACCGCCTTGTGCGGGCTGGCCGACAGCTTCGGCTCACTGTTCCTCGCACGGCTTGGGGTGGGCTTTGGCGAAGCCGCTTTGGTGCCTGCCGCGATGTCGCTGCTTGCCACCTATTTCCCCAAGGAAAAGCTTGGCCGCGCGGTCTCGCTGTTCACCACCGGAGCATCGCTCGGCAAGAGCGCCGCGATGATCGGCGGTGGCGCGGTGCTGGCGCTGCTGGTGGCGCAGGGCGGGCTGACCCTGCCGATGGTGGGAACGCTTCAGCCATGGCAGGGCACGTTCGTCTTCATGGCGCTGCCCGGGCTGGCGCTGGCGCTGATCATTGCGCTGACCTTGCGCGAACCCAAGCGGGTGCAGGTCGCCGATCCGCTCGCCAAGCCAGGCTTTGGTCCGGCGATCGCGCATGCCAGGGCCCATCGCAGCGCCTATATTCCGCACGTCGCCGCATCGGTTGCGGTCGTGCTGCTGATCCAGACCATCGCTGCGTGGAGCGCGACTTTCTACGTGCGGCTGTTCGACATGACACCGTCGCAGGCGGGCCTGCTGGTCGGCAGCGTCATCCTGGTAGCAGCGCCTCTGGGTCATCTCAGCGGAGGCTGGCTGACCGACCGGTTCGCGCGAAGCGGTGCGCCGTCTCCGGCCGCACCTGTCATCACGATCGGCCTGCTCGGCGCGGTCCCGGCCATGCTCGTGTTCGCCTTGAGCCGCGATATCGCCACTTCGGTCATCGCTTATGGCCTGCTCAATTTCTCGCTGACATTGGGATCGCCCGCCTCGCTCGCAGGCGTGCAGATGCTTACTCCACCCGCGATGCGCGGGGTGGTGACCTCGGTGTTCCTCGCCATCGTGACGCTCGTGGGCATCGGACTGGGCCCTCCCTTGGTCGGCGCGATCACCGATTTCGTCTTTGCCGATCCCGACAAGCTCAACCTCTCGTTGCTCGCGATGGTTCTCGTCGTTGCCAGCTTTGGCGCGACGATGGCGATGGCCAGTCGCACGGCCTTTGGCCGGACGATGCGCGCGCTCGAATAG
- a CDS encoding SDR family NAD(P)-dependent oxidoreductase, with product MTGRFDGKVALVTGGSSGIGECVARALAAEGAEVAILASSSLDKAHAVASSIVAAGGNARPYKADVRDAAAMVALMASVEADLGGLDLLVNAAGVFYATPVGATDGGDAARMIDINVTGLWNSIAAATPLMQRRGGGRIVNCASTAAMIGINSHSLYCASKAAVVMMTRALTAELAPMNIAINAVAPGNTATPMNEDVRNNAEAIAAMQAMTPSGVAFSDADAIAGVILFLLSNEARAVHGATWLADEGISAAIG from the coding sequence ATGACCGGTCGTTTCGATGGCAAGGTGGCGCTGGTCACTGGTGGCAGCTCGGGCATAGGCGAGTGCGTTGCGCGCGCGCTGGCCGCCGAAGGCGCCGAGGTTGCAATTCTCGCGAGCTCTTCGCTGGACAAGGCGCACGCGGTCGCAAGTTCGATCGTCGCCGCGGGCGGCAACGCGCGACCCTACAAGGCCGACGTCCGCGACGCTGCCGCGATGGTTGCGCTGATGGCCAGTGTCGAAGCCGATCTTGGCGGGCTCGACCTGCTCGTCAATGCCGCAGGGGTGTTCTACGCGACCCCGGTCGGTGCCACCGATGGCGGTGATGCCGCGCGGATGATCGACATCAATGTCACCGGTTTGTGGAACAGCATCGCGGCGGCAACCCCGCTGATGCAGCGCCGGGGTGGTGGCAGGATCGTCAACTGCGCCTCGACCGCGGCAATGATCGGGATCAACAGCCACTCGCTCTATTGCGCGAGCAAGGCCGCGGTGGTGATGATGACCCGCGCGCTGACCGCAGAGCTCGCCCCGATGAACATCGCGATCAACGCGGTCGCTCCAGGCAACACCGCGACTCCGATGAACGAGGACGTCCGCAACAACGCCGAGGCGATCGCCGCGATGCAGGCGATGACACCGAGCGGGGTCGCGTTCAGCGATGCCGATGCGATCGCTGGCGTCATCCTGTTCCTGCTCTCGAACGAGGCGCGTGCGGTGCACGGCGCGACATGGCTCGCCGACGAAGGCATTTCGGCGGCGATCGGCTGA
- a CDS encoding serine hydrolase domain-containing protein — translation MTAVMTASIQGYCDPEFAAVREVFEANFRERGERGAAVAVFRDGVQRVDLWGGWADKAQTRPWAQDTIVCMMSVGKGMAALCLWMLADRGVLDMDRPVAHYWPEFAGGGKAAITVRTLITGKAGLLFADSAPDGAGLDWEAMIHAYEQQVPEWEPGTDHGYHSFSAGYLLGELVRRIDGRRLERFFDEEVAQPFGVDYGYGTRGAPDTRVADIIPNPDSHTFVQTRDRTTKLGRAWKQRPPSDDPYNDAAYREGVMPSSNGHGNARSVAKVYAALACGGTLDGVRLVSPPTIDAMRNQSWFGTCAMTDRVFRYGHGFFLNEPNMSPMGSNPGSFGHPGAGGALGFADPENRISFGYSPSFMCAGGGLGERCAALSAAVYA, via the coding sequence ATGACCGCAGTGATGACAGCCTCCATCCAGGGATATTGCGACCCGGAATTCGCCGCAGTGCGCGAGGTGTTCGAAGCGAACTTTCGCGAACGCGGCGAACGCGGGGCAGCGGTCGCGGTGTTTCGTGATGGCGTGCAGCGTGTCGACCTCTGGGGCGGCTGGGCGGACAAGGCGCAGACCCGGCCCTGGGCGCAGGACACGATCGTCTGCATGATGTCGGTGGGCAAGGGCATGGCGGCCTTGTGCCTGTGGATGCTCGCCGATCGCGGCGTGCTCGATATGGATCGCCCGGTGGCGCATTACTGGCCCGAGTTTGCCGGCGGCGGCAAGGCGGCGATCACCGTCCGCACCCTGATCACCGGCAAGGCGGGCCTGTTGTTCGCCGATTCCGCGCCCGATGGCGCAGGACTCGACTGGGAGGCGATGATCCACGCCTATGAACAGCAGGTTCCCGAATGGGAGCCCGGCACCGATCATGGCTATCACAGCTTCAGCGCGGGATATCTGCTGGGCGAACTGGTCCGCCGAATCGACGGTCGCCGGCTCGAACGCTTTTTCGACGAGGAGGTGGCCCAGCCGTTTGGCGTCGATTACGGCTATGGCACGCGCGGTGCGCCCGACACGCGGGTGGCCGACATCATTCCCAATCCCGACAGCCACACCTTCGTCCAGACGCGTGACCGCACCACCAAGCTGGGCCGGGCATGGAAGCAGCGTCCGCCATCGGACGATCCCTATAACGATGCCGCCTATCGCGAAGGCGTGATGCCGTCGAGCAACGGGCACGGCAATGCCCGATCGGTGGCGAAGGTCTACGCCGCGCTGGCCTGCGGTGGCACGCTGGATGGTGTCCGGCTGGTTTCGCCGCCGACGATCGACGCGATGCGCAACCAGTCCTGGTTCGGTACCTGTGCGATGACTGACCGGGTATTCCGCTATGGCCACGGCTTCTTCCTCAACGAGCCGAACATGTCGCCGATGGGCAGCAATCCCGGTAGCTTCGGCCATCCCGGCGCAGGCGGCGCACTCGGCTTTGCCGACCCGGAAAACCGGATATCGTTCGGATACAGTCCCTCATTCATGTGCGCCGGCGGCGGGCTCGGCGAGCGCTGCGCGGCGCTGAGCGCGGCGGTGTACGCATGA
- a CDS encoding TonB-dependent receptor — protein MVSQFASMRGASAIAIAITIASPAAFAQQAASADPAPEAAPSGYDDEIIVTATRTGETRLQDTPLAVTAVSAETLDRAGIKDIRDLVSLAPGLQVTQNATFSQVYIRGVGSNNVFGGSDPSSTMHVDGIYLARPGSYLSNFLDVERIEVLRGPQGTLYGRNSVGGTINVISRKPDDVMRARAQLTYGNYDFMRAEGYVSGPVVPGKIAASFSVLRSKRDGFLDNAVAGVGDIDDEDTVGGRVQLRFTPDSRLDLVLRADYLHSDDALGGYVKMLQPTNDPVANSVLGDFRTVALNIRSGSDRTQWGVSGDLSYDLGGATLRSLTGYRTNRLQQVGDTDGTALNVRRTDQFEGQRQFSQELNLSGTLGDLSYILGVYYFDENIQVNSSVTTFAANVRANFAPVIETAALAGFVQASYALTDRLSLTAGARYTRERKRFDQTASQFFVTTGGFRPGFPETYQLRDVYSAWTPKIGIEFRPMDDVLLYASATKGFKSGGFNFASRNVNQGFDPETLWSYEAGVKLELFDRLWRLNGTVFHYDYTNLQVQAFLTPGVIDITNASDATVDGVEIESLIRPVRGIQIGANLAYLDAVYKNYTTALAPGNVVFDASGNRLNLAPKWAYSAFVDLDLPVGNGSIIGRAEYSHRGRQFFTAGNVGLDQQSPYGLINASLGYDFGDSGFRVMVFGRNLADKEYVTSTASFASGIVGRVGEPRTYGLRVSVAY, from the coding sequence ATGGTCAGCCAATTCGCATCGATGCGGGGAGCATCTGCAATCGCAATCGCGATCACCATCGCATCGCCCGCTGCGTTCGCCCAGCAAGCCGCCAGCGCCGATCCCGCGCCGGAAGCTGCTCCATCGGGCTATGACGACGAGATCATCGTCACCGCGACCCGCACCGGCGAAACCCGGCTGCAGGATACCCCGCTGGCGGTGACCGCGGTCAGCGCCGAAACGCTCGACCGCGCCGGGATCAAGGACATCCGCGACCTGGTGTCGCTGGCGCCGGGGCTTCAGGTCACCCAGAACGCCACCTTCTCGCAGGTCTATATCCGCGGCGTCGGTTCGAACAACGTGTTTGGCGGATCCGACCCATCGTCGACGATGCATGTCGACGGCATCTACCTGGCGCGGCCCGGCAGCTATCTGAGCAACTTCCTCGACGTCGAGCGTATCGAGGTTCTGCGCGGTCCGCAGGGCACGCTGTACGGTCGCAACTCGGTCGGCGGCACGATCAACGTCATCAGCCGCAAGCCCGACGATGTGATGCGCGCCCGTGCGCAGCTCACTTATGGCAATTACGATTTCATGCGCGCCGAAGGCTATGTCAGCGGACCGGTGGTCCCGGGCAAGATCGCAGCGTCGTTCTCGGTGCTGCGCTCGAAGCGTGACGGATTTCTGGACAATGCGGTCGCAGGGGTCGGCGATATCGACGATGAGGATACCGTGGGTGGCCGGGTGCAGTTGCGCTTCACCCCCGACAGCCGTCTCGACCTCGTGCTGCGGGCCGATTACCTCCATTCGGACGATGCGCTCGGCGGCTATGTCAAGATGCTCCAGCCAACCAATGATCCGGTTGCCAACAGCGTGCTCGGCGATTTCCGCACCGTCGCGCTCAACATCCGCTCGGGGTCCGACCGCACCCAATGGGGCGTCTCGGGAGACCTCAGTTACGATCTGGGCGGTGCAACGCTTCGCTCGCTGACCGGATATCGCACCAACCGCCTGCAGCAGGTCGGCGATACCGACGGAACCGCGCTTAACGTGCGGCGCACCGACCAGTTCGAAGGCCAGCGCCAGTTTTCGCAGGAGCTGAACCTGTCGGGCACGCTGGGCGACCTGTCGTATATCCTGGGCGTCTATTATTTCGACGAGAACATCCAGGTGAACTCGTCGGTCACCACCTTCGCCGCAAACGTACGGGCCAATTTCGCGCCCGTCATCGAAACTGCAGCCCTCGCAGGCTTTGTGCAGGCCAGCTACGCGCTGACCGACCGGCTCAGCCTCACCGCAGGCGCGCGCTATACCCGCGAGCGCAAGCGCTTCGACCAGACCGCCAGCCAGTTCTTCGTGACCACCGGCGGGTTCCGCCCGGGCTTTCCCGAAACCTATCAGCTGCGCGACGTGTATTCGGCCTGGACCCCCAAGATCGGCATCGAGTTCCGGCCGATGGATGACGTGCTGCTCTATGCTTCGGCGACCAAGGGGTTCAAGTCCGGCGGATTCAATTTCGCCAGCCGCAACGTCAACCAGGGCTTCGATCCCGAAACGCTGTGGAGCTATGAAGCGGGCGTGAAGCTCGAGCTGTTTGACCGGCTGTGGCGCCTCAACGGCACCGTGTTCCACTATGACTACACCAACCTTCAGGTGCAGGCGTTTCTGACGCCGGGGGTGATCGATATCACCAATGCGTCCGATGCGACCGTCGACGGGGTCGAGATCGAATCGCTGATTCGGCCGGTGCGGGGCATCCAGATCGGCGCTAACCTTGCGTATCTCGATGCCGTGTACAAGAACTACACCACCGCGCTCGCACCCGGCAACGTGGTGTTCGATGCTTCGGGCAACCGGCTCAACCTTGCGCCGAAATGGGCCTATTCGGCGTTCGTCGATCTCGATCTTCCCGTCGGCAACGGCTCGATCATCGGACGCGCGGAATACAGCCACCGCGGCCGCCAGTTCTTCACGGCAGGCAATGTCGGGCTCGACCAGCAGTCGCCTTATGGTCTGATCAACGCCAGCCTGGGCTATGACTTTGGCGACAGCGGCTTTCGCGTGATGGTGTTCGGCCGCAACCTGGCCGACAAGGAATATGTCACCAGCACCGCAAGCTTCGCCTCGGGCATCGTAGGACGTGTCGGAGAGCCGCGGACCTACGGGCTGCGGGTCAGCGTAGCCTATTGA
- a CDS encoding GntR family transcriptional regulator, producing the protein MSKSKAEDPKAKSPARRKAVSKTSRATEPKVPVRPFGASKVTAGGELKMSLVERVYQTLMAAMDRGELAPGSRIIAAEVAQQLDLSRAPVREALAVLAGQGLVELLPDRGAVLRPMEQHDLAEMYEVLAPIAALGLKAAAGRAQDGDNPALIRTAMAAIREAAANPGEGVAFFQALNNFHYVANAIAQKPYVDFVMRMMQIEYWNRLLVAAIDLDRHAPQYVTNYQRLTDALLESDSRSAEAVILHHVDWCVRLLTPPASE; encoded by the coding sequence GTGAGCAAGAGCAAAGCAGAGGATCCGAAGGCCAAGTCGCCTGCAAGGCGCAAGGCAGTGTCGAAGACATCGCGCGCGACCGAACCGAAAGTGCCCGTAAGGCCGTTCGGCGCATCCAAGGTCACTGCAGGGGGTGAGCTGAAGATGTCTCTCGTCGAGCGCGTCTATCAGACGCTAATGGCCGCGATGGACCGAGGAGAGCTGGCGCCGGGCAGCCGGATCATCGCTGCTGAGGTGGCGCAGCAGCTCGATCTGAGCCGCGCGCCGGTGCGCGAGGCGTTGGCGGTGCTCGCCGGCCAGGGGCTGGTCGAATTGCTGCCCGATCGCGGCGCGGTGCTGCGGCCGATGGAGCAGCACGATCTTGCCGAAATGTACGAGGTTCTCGCACCGATCGCCGCTCTGGGGCTCAAGGCTGCCGCCGGCCGGGCGCAGGATGGCGACAACCCGGCGCTGATCCGTACGGCGATGGCGGCGATCCGCGAGGCTGCGGCCAATCCGGGCGAGGGCGTGGCCTTCTTTCAGGCGCTGAACAACTTCCATTATGTCGCCAATGCGATCGCCCAGAAACCCTATGTCGATTTCGTGATGCGGATGATGCAGATCGAATACTGGAACCGGCTACTGGTCGCGGCGATCGATCTCGATCGGCATGCGCCGCAATATGTCACAAATTATCAGCGACTTACCGACGCCCTGCTGGAGAGCGACTCGCGCAGCGCCGAGGCCGTGATCCTGCATCATGTCGATTGGTGCGTCAGGCTGCTCACGCCGCCAGCATCAGAATGA